A DNA window from Hordeum vulgare subsp. vulgare chromosome 1H, MorexV3_pseudomolecules_assembly, whole genome shotgun sequence contains the following coding sequences:
- the LOC123404118 gene encoding beta-galactosidase 1-like, translating into MERVSWQPLALLLLAAAAAVASGTEVGYDGRSMVIDGERRLLISGSIHYPRSTPEMWPDLIRKAKEGGLDAIETYVFWNGHEPRRRQYNFEGSYDIVRFFKEVQDAGMYAILRIGPYICGEWNYGGLPAWLRDISGMQFRMHNNPFEQEMETFTTLIVDKLKEAKMFAGQGGPIILSQIENEYGNVMDKLNNDESASEYIHWCAAMANKQNVGVPWIMCQQDQDVPPNVINTCNGFYCHDWFPKRTDIPKIWTENWTGWFKAWDKPDFHRSAEDIAFSVAMFFQTRGSLQNYYMYHGGTNFGRTSGGPYITTSYDYDAPLDEYGNIRQPKYGHLKDLHNVLKSMEKILLHGDYKDTTMGNTNVMVTKYTLDNSSACFISNKFDDKEVNVTLDDGATHVVPAWSVSILPDCKTVAYNSAKIKTQTSVMVKRPGVETVTDGLAWSWMPENLHPFMTDEKGNFRKNELLEQIATSGDQSDYLWYRTSLEHKGESNYKLHVNTTGHELYAFVNGKLVGRHYAPNGGFVFQMETPVKLHSGKNYISLLSATIGLKNYGALFEMMPAGIVGGPVKLVDTVTNTTAYDLSNSSWSYKAGLAGEYRETHLDKAKDRSQWRGGTIPVHRPFTWYKATFEAPTGEEPVVADLLGLGKGVVWVNGNNLGRYWPSYVAADMDGCRRCDYRGTFMADGDGQKCLTGCNEPSQRFYHVPRSFLKAGEPNTMVLFEEAGGDPTRVSFHTVAVGAACAEAAEVGDEVALACSHGRTISSVDVASLGVTRGKCGAYQGGCESKAALAAFTAACVGKESCTVRHTEDFRAGSGCDSGVLTVQATC; encoded by the exons ATGGAGCGCGTGTCGTGGCAACCActtgcgctcctcctcctcgcggcgGCCGCGGCCGTCGCCAGCGGCACTGAGGTCGGGTACGACGGCCGGTCGATGGTCATCGATGGCGAGCGCCGCCTCCTCATCTCCGGCTCCATCCACTACCCCAGGAGCACGCCAGAG ATGTGGCCGGATCTGATCAGGAAGGCCAAGGAGGGCGGGCTGGACGCCATCGAGACGTACGTCTTCTGGAACGGCCACGAGCCTCGCCGCCGGCAGTACAACTTCGAGGGCAGCTACGACATCGTGCGCTTCTTCAAGGAGGTCCAGGACGCCGGCATGTACGCCATCCTCCGCATCGGCCCCTACATCTGCGGCGAGTGGAACTACGGCGGCCTGCCGGCATGGCTGCGCGACATCTCCGGCATGCAGTTCCGCATGCACAACAACCCCTTCGAG CAAGAGATGGAGACCTTCACGACCCTCATCGTCGACAAGCTCAAGGAGGCCAAGATGTTCGCCGGACAGGGAGGCCCCATCATCCTCTCTCAG atcgagAACGAGTACGGGAACGTCATGGACAAGCTCAACAACGACGAGTCGGCGTCTGAGTACATCCACTGGTGCGCCGCCATGGCCAACAAGCAGAACGTAGGCGTGCCGTGGATCATGTGCCAGCAGGACCAAGACGTCCCACCCAACGTG ATCAACACCTGCAACGGCTTCTACTGCCACGACTGGTTCCCCAAGAGGACCGACATCCCCAAGATCTGGACTGAGAACTGGACTGGCTG GTTCAAAGCCTGGGACAAGCCTGATTTCCACCGGTCCGCCGAAGACATCGCCTTCTCTGTTGCCATGTTCTTCCAGACGCGAGGATCGCTCCAGAACTACTACATG TACCATGGTGGCACCAACTTTGGCCGCACGTCGGGTGGCCCATACATCACAACCAGCTATGACTACGATGCCCCTCTCGATGAGTACG GTAACATCAGGCAGCCAAAATACGGGCACCTCAAGGACCTCCACAATGTCCTCAAGTCCATGGAGAAGATCCTACTCCATGGGGACTACAAGGACACCACCATGGGCAACACCAACGTCATG GTTACCAAGTACACGCTGGACAACTCCTCTGCCTGCTTCATCAGCAACAAGTTCGACGACAAGGAGGTCAATGTGACCCTCGACGACGGCGCAACCCATGTCGTGCCCGCATGGTCCGTGAGCATCCTGCCGGACTGCAAGACCGTCGCGTACAACAGCGCCAAGATCAAGACACAGACGTCGGTGATGGTGAAGAGGCCGGGGGTGGAAACCGTGACGGATGGCCTTGCTTGGTCGTGGATGCCCGAGAACCTCCATCCTTTCATGACGGACGAGAAGGGTAACTTCAGGAAGAACGAGCTGCTCGAGCAGATCGCGACGTCGGGCGACCAGAGCGACTACCTATGGTACAGGACAAG CTTGGAGCACAAGGGGGAATCGAACTACAAGTTGCACGTGAACACGACTGGCCATGAGCTCTACGCTTTCGTCAATGGCAAGCTTGTTG GGAGGCACTACGCTCCTAATGGCGGATTCGTCTTCCAAATGGAGACACCGGTGAAGCTCCACTCTGGCAAGAACTACATCTCCCTCCTCAGCGCCACCATCGGGCTCAAGAACTATGGTGCTCTGTTCGAGATGATGCCCGCCGGCATCGTGGGAGGGCCGGTGAAGCTCGTCGACACCGTCACCAACACCACCGCCTACGACCTCTCCAACAGCTCCTGGTCCTACAAGGCCGGCCTCGCCGGCGAGTACAGGGAGACCCACCTCGACAAGGCCAAGGACCGCAGCCAATGGAGAGGCGGCACCATCCCGGTGCACCGCCCCTTCACCTGGTACAAGGCGACCTTTGAGGCCCCCACCGGTGAGGAGCCCGTGGTGGCGGACCTGCTGGGGCTCGGCAAGGGCGTGGTGTGGGTCAACGGCAACAACCTGGGCCGCTACTGGCCGTCATACGTCGCCGCGGACATGGACGGCTGCCGGCGGTGCGACTACCGCGGCACATTCATGGCGGATGGCGACGGGCAGAAGTGCCTCACTGGCTGCAACGAGCCGTCCCAGAGGTTCTACCATGTGCCACGGTCGTTCCTCAAGGCCGGCGAGCCCAACACGATGGTGCTGTTCGAGGAGGCCGGCGGCGACCCGACGAGGGTGAGCTTCCACACCGTCGCTGTCGGGGCGGCGTGCGCGGAGGCCGCCGAGGTCGGCGACGAGGTGGCGCTGGCGTGCAGCCATGGCAGGACCATCTCCAGCGTGGACGTGGCCAGCCTCGGCGTCACGCGCGGCAAGTGCGGCGCGTACCAGGGCGGCTGCGAGTCCAAGGCGGCGCTGGCGGCGTTCACGGCAGCGTGCGTCGGCAAGGAGTCGTGCACGGTGCGGCACACGGAGGACTTCCGCGCCGGGTCCGGGTGTGACTCCGGCGTGCTCACCGTGCAGGCAACCTGCTGA
- the LOC123404108 gene encoding beta-galactosidase 1-like: MERVSWQPLALLLLAAAAAVASGTEVGYDGRSMVIDGERRLLISGSIHYPRSTPEMWPDLIRKAKEGGLDAIETYVFWNGHEPRRRQYNFEGSYDIVRFFKEVQDAGMYAILRIGPYICGEWNYGGLPAWLRDISGMQFRMHNNPFEQEMETFTTLIVDKLKEAKMFAGQGGPIILSQIENEYGNVMDKLNNDESASEYIHWCAAMANKQNVGVPWIMCQQDQDVPPNVINTCNGFYCHDWFPKRTDIPKIWTENWTGWFKAWDKPDFHRSAEDIAFSVAMFFQTRGSLQNYYMYHGGTNFGRTSGGPYITTSYDYDAPLDEYGNIRQPKYGHLKDLHNVLKSMEKILLHGDYKDTTMGNTNVMVTKYTLDNSSACFISNKFDDKEVNVTLDDGATHVVPAWSVSILPDCKTVAYNSAKIKTQTSVMVKRPGVETVTDGLAWSWMPENLHPFMTDEKGNFRKNELLEQIATSGDQSDYLWYRTSLEHKGESNYKLHVNTTGHELYAFVNGKLVGRHYAPNGGFVFQMETPVKLHSGKNYISLLSATIGLKNYGALFEMMPAGIVGGPVKLVDTVTNTTAYDLSNSSWSYKAGLAGEYRETHLDKAKDRSQWRGGTIPVHRPFTWYKATFEAPTGEEPVVADLLGLGKGVVWVNGNNLGRYWPSYVAADMDGCRRCDYRGTFMADGDGQKCLTGCNEPSQRFYHVPRSFLKAGEPNTMVLFEEAGGDPTRVSFHTVAVGAACAEAAEVGDEVALACSHGRTISSVDVASLGVTRGKCGAYQGGCESKAALAAFTAACVGKESCTVRHTEDFRAGSGCDSGVLTVQATC; this comes from the exons ATGGAGCGCGTGTCGTGGCAACCActtgcgctcctcctcctcgcggcgGCCGCGGCCGTCGCCAGCGGCACTGAGGTCGGGTACGACGGCCGGTCGATGGTCATCGATGGCGAGCGCCGCCTCCTCATCTCCGGCTCCATCCACTACCCCAGGAGCACGCCAGAG ATGTGGCCGGATCTGATCAGGAAGGCCAAGGAGGGCGGGCTGGACGCCATCGAGACGTACGTCTTCTGGAACGGCCACGAGCCTCGCCGCCGGCAGTACAACTTCGAGGGCAGCTACGACATCGTGCGCTTCTTCAAGGAGGTCCAGGACGCCGGCATGTACGCCATCCTCCGCATCGGCCCCTACATCTGCGGCGAGTGGAACTACGGCGGCCTGCCGGCATGGCTGCGCGACATCTCCGGCATGCAGTTCCGCATGCACAACAACCCCTTCGAG CAAGAGATGGAGACCTTCACGACCCTCATCGTCGACAAGCTCAAGGAGGCCAAGATGTTCGCCGGACAGGGAGGCCCCATCATCCTCTCTCAG atcgagAACGAGTACGGGAACGTCATGGACAAGCTCAACAACGACGAGTCGGCGTCTGAGTACATCCACTGGTGCGCCGCCATGGCCAACAAGCAGAACGTAGGCGTGCCGTGGATCATGTGCCAGCAGGACCAAGACGTCCCACCCAACGTG ATCAACACCTGCAACGGCTTCTACTGCCACGACTGGTTCCCCAAGAGGACCGACATCCCCAAGATCTGGACTGAGAACTGGACTGGCTG GTTCAAAGCCTGGGACAAGCCTGATTTCCACCGGTCCGCCGAAGACATCGCCTTCTCTGTTGCCATGTTCTTCCAGACGCGAGGATCGCTCCAGAACTACTACATG TACCATGGTGGCACCAACTTTGGCCGCACGTCGGGTGGCCCATACATCACAACCAGCTATGACTACGATGCCCCTCTCGATGAGTACG GTAACATCAGGCAGCCAAAATACGGGCACCTCAAGGACCTCCACAATGTCCTCAAGTCCATGGAGAAGATCCTACTCCATGGGGACTACAAGGACACCACCATGGGCAACACCAACGTCATG GTTACCAAGTACACGCTGGACAACTCCTCTGCCTGCTTCATCAGCAACAAGTTCGACGACAAGGAGGTCAATGTGACCCTCGACGACGGCGCAACCCATGTCGTGCCCGCATGGTCCGTGAGCATCCTGCCGGACTGCAAGACCGTCGCGTACAACAGCGCCAAGATCAAGACACAGACGTCGGTGATGGTGAAGAGGCCGGGGGTGGAAACCGTGACGGATGGCCTTGCTTGGTCGTGGATGCCCGAGAACCTCCATCCTTTCATGACGGACGAGAAGGGTAACTTCAGGAAGAACGAGCTGCTCGAGCAGATCGCGACGTCGGGCGACCAGAGCGACTACCTATGGTACAGGACAAG CTTGGAGCACAAGGGGGAATCGAACTACAAGTTGCACGTGAACACGACTGGCCATGAGCTCTACGCTTTCGTCAATGGCAAGCTTGTTG GGAGGCACTACGCTCCTAATGGCGGATTCGTCTTCCAAATGGAGACACCGGTGAAGCTCCACTCTGGCAAGAACTACATCTCCCTCCTCAGCGCCACCATCGGGCTCAAGAACTATGGTGCTCTGTTCGAGATGATGCCCGCCGGCATCGTGGGAGGGCCGGTGAAGCTCGTCGACACCGTCACCAACACCACCGCCTACGACCTCTCCAACAGCTCCTGGTCCTACAAGGCCGGCCTCGCCGGCGAGTACAGGGAGACCCACCTCGACAAGGCCAAGGACCGCAGCCAATGGAGAGGCGGCACCATCCCGGTGCACCGCCCCTTCACTTGGTACAAGGCGACCTTTGAGGCCCCCACCGGTGAGGAGCCCGTGGTGGCGGACCTGCTGGGGCTCGGCAAGGGCGTGGTGTGGGTCAACGGCAACAACCTGGGCCGCTACTGGCCGTCATACGTCGCCGCGGACATGGACGGCTGCCGGCGGTGCGACTACCGCGGCACATTCATGGCGGATGGCGACGGGCAGAAGTGCCTCACTGGCTGCAACGAGCCGTCCCAGAGGTTCTACCATGTGCCACGGTCGTTCCTCAAGGCCGGCGAGCCCAACACGATGGTGCTGTTCGAGGAGGCCGGCGGCGACCCGACGAGGGTGAGCTTCCACACCGTCGCTGTCGGGGCGGCGTGCGCAGAGGCCGCCGAGGTCGGCGACGAGGTGGCGCTGGCGTGCAGCCATGGCAGGACCATCTCCAGCGTGGACGTGGCCAGCCTCGGCGTCACGCGCGGCAAGTGCGGCGCGTACCAGGGCGGCTGCGAGTCCAAGGCGGCGCTGGCGGCGTTCACGGCAGCGTGCGTCGGCAAGGAGTCGTGCACGGTGCGGCACACGGAGGACTTCCGCGCCGGGTCCGGGTGTGACTCCGGCGTGCTCACCGTGCAGGCAACCTGCTGA